From the Microbacterium thalassium genome, one window contains:
- a CDS encoding uroporphyrinogen-III synthase: MNTHTRLSSAKPLTGWRVLVPRGGPWGDSVAASLRRQGAVPVIAPLINFAPSTDQDTLLAALADLSRGEFDWLTVTSATTVDVLRAYGATIPDDTHVAAVGETTAAALQASGYHVDLVPDADNSAMGLADQLIALEREPRRILTLRSEIAKPVLSARLTDAGHEVRSVVAYRTVGVPVADRIAEDVRSGRITAILVTSGSVAAQVKAQFPDIPASTLIAAIGPRTAHDADATGLAVDVVADQQSVDALIDAVARHAHPQDADEYAQ, translated from the coding sequence ATGAACACTCACACTCGCCTGAGCAGCGCCAAGCCCCTCACCGGCTGGCGCGTGCTCGTTCCGCGCGGAGGACCGTGGGGTGACTCGGTCGCGGCGTCGCTGCGACGTCAGGGAGCGGTGCCGGTCATCGCGCCGCTGATCAACTTCGCGCCGTCCACCGACCAGGACACGCTCCTGGCGGCTCTGGCGGACCTGTCGCGCGGCGAGTTCGACTGGCTGACCGTGACCAGCGCCACGACGGTGGACGTCCTGCGCGCGTACGGCGCCACGATCCCCGACGACACGCACGTCGCCGCGGTCGGCGAGACGACGGCCGCCGCGTTGCAGGCCAGCGGGTATCACGTCGACCTCGTGCCCGACGCCGACAACTCCGCGATGGGGCTCGCCGACCAGCTCATCGCGCTCGAGCGCGAGCCGCGTCGCATCCTGACGCTGCGCAGCGAGATCGCCAAGCCGGTGCTCAGCGCCCGGCTCACCGACGCCGGCCACGAGGTGCGCAGCGTCGTCGCCTACCGCACGGTCGGCGTGCCCGTGGCCGACCGCATCGCCGAGGACGTCCGCTCGGGCCGCATCACCGCGATCCTCGTCACGAGCGGTTCTGTCGCCGCGCAGGTGAAGGCGCAGTTCCCCGACATCCCCGCGTCGACCCTGATCGCCGCGATCGGCCCGCGCACGGCGCACGACGCCGACGCCACGGGTCTGGCGGTGGACGTCGTCGCCGACCAGCAGAGCGTCGACGCCCTCATCGACGCCGTCGCCCGCCACGCCCACCCGCAGGACGCGGACGAATACGCGCAGTGA
- a CDS encoding phage holin family protein translates to MSPTRGFRDRADDSLLTVIGDIPELVRNLIIAEVDAAKAWLAKTAKDGGWGALWVFAALFVLFWSVPALGTWAIAGLSSWWPVWLSALVVFFAMLIVAIILALLGVLRFRRMTKRTNPVQSIAQDVQEVRDEL, encoded by the coding sequence ATGTCGCCGACCCGCGGATTCCGAGACCGCGCGGACGACAGTCTGCTCACCGTCATCGGCGACATTCCGGAGCTGGTCCGGAACCTCATCATCGCCGAGGTCGACGCGGCCAAGGCGTGGCTCGCCAAGACCGCGAAGGACGGCGGCTGGGGCGCGCTGTGGGTGTTCGCCGCCCTCTTCGTGCTGTTCTGGTCGGTGCCGGCGCTCGGCACGTGGGCCATCGCCGGACTCTCGTCATGGTGGCCGGTGTGGCTGTCGGCGCTCGTGGTGTTCTTCGCGATGCTGATCGTCGCGATCATTCTGGCGCTGCTGGGTGTTCTGCGATTCCGCCGGATGACCAAGCGCACCAACCCCGTCCAGTCGATCGCCCAGGACGTCCAGGAGGTCCGCGATGAGCTCTGA
- a CDS encoding MMPL family transporter, which yields MAELLYRLGKASARRAWVVIVSWIAVLAMAGGAFAIGFGSLATSFDVPGTASGEVIDELADKLPEYSGASGQVVFHTEDGEAFTDEQQEAIAELAAGAEDLPDVAEIAEPFASEQELADGRQEIVDGRAEVADAEEQIADGREQIADALAELDAGQEQLDAGQEQLDAARAQAEQFGAPAEQLAALDAQQAQLDAQQQQIDDARAEIAANLQDLDEGEAELADAVVQLDRGEALLALADGIHLVSVDGSTAILNVAFDVPLLELDPASKEAVIAYFEDNPVDGVEVAFSTTMAQSVPNLIGPGEIIGLVIAGIVLLVMLGSVIAASLPIVSALVGVAVAVLAALSLSGVLDMSSVTPVLGVMLGLAVGIDYALFIINRHRRQLLEGADVRESIGLANGTAGNAVAFAGSTVIIALLALNVTGIPFLGLMGTVGAFAVLIAVLIAVTLIPALLGLLGLRVLGKRDRARLGTLHHEDTGAKPMGTWRAVLTALGAIVALLIVAIPALSMRVGLPDGASEPEGSYAYEAHILTEEAFGAGANGPLVVTATLPGDQSDAEQLQAQLEIATVISEQDSVFAVAPIAISDDGTLAAFQVIPDEGPNSVSTDQLVRDLRGLPPVEGEYELGVAGQAAINIDISENLADVLPLYIAVVVGLSLLIMIVVFRSLLVPIIATGGFILSLFATYGATVAVFQWGWGAELIGLHSTGPILSFLPVILVGILFGLAMDYQLFLSSGMREAYIHGSSARLAVMKGVRAGRAVVTAAGLIMVSVFGGFIFAESVMIRSIGFGLAFGVLLDAFVVRMLLMPALMHLLGRSAWWLPKWLDRIIPNVDVEGAKLERAHHAPWVEDDDTGEGEKRPASESAPV from the coding sequence ATGGCAGAACTGCTCTACAGACTCGGCAAGGCGTCGGCCCGACGCGCCTGGGTGGTGATCGTTTCGTGGATCGCCGTGCTGGCGATGGCCGGCGGCGCGTTCGCGATCGGCTTCGGCTCGCTCGCGACGAGCTTCGACGTGCCGGGCACCGCATCGGGCGAGGTGATCGACGAACTCGCCGACAAGCTTCCCGAATACTCCGGCGCCAGCGGCCAGGTGGTCTTCCACACCGAGGACGGCGAGGCGTTCACCGACGAGCAGCAGGAGGCCATCGCCGAACTCGCCGCCGGCGCGGAGGACCTCCCCGACGTCGCCGAGATCGCCGAGCCGTTCGCCTCCGAGCAGGAGCTCGCCGACGGCCGGCAGGAGATCGTCGACGGCCGCGCCGAGGTCGCCGACGCCGAGGAGCAGATCGCCGACGGACGCGAGCAGATCGCCGACGCGCTCGCCGAGCTCGACGCGGGTCAGGAGCAGCTCGATGCCGGCCAGGAGCAGCTGGACGCGGCTCGCGCCCAGGCCGAGCAGTTCGGCGCGCCCGCCGAGCAGCTCGCCGCCCTCGACGCGCAGCAGGCGCAGCTGGACGCCCAGCAGCAGCAGATCGACGACGCGCGCGCCGAGATCGCCGCGAATCTCCAGGACCTCGATGAGGGCGAGGCGGAGCTCGCCGACGCCGTCGTGCAGCTCGACCGCGGCGAGGCGCTGCTGGCGCTCGCCGACGGCATCCACCTCGTCTCGGTGGACGGTTCCACCGCGATCCTGAACGTCGCCTTCGACGTGCCGCTGCTCGAGCTCGACCCCGCCTCGAAGGAGGCGGTGATCGCGTACTTCGAGGACAACCCCGTCGACGGCGTCGAGGTGGCCTTCTCGACGACGATGGCCCAGTCCGTGCCCAACCTCATCGGCCCGGGCGAAATCATCGGTCTCGTGATCGCCGGCATCGTGCTGCTGGTCATGCTCGGAAGCGTCATCGCCGCGTCGCTGCCGATCGTCTCGGCGCTCGTCGGCGTCGCGGTCGCCGTGCTGGCGGCGCTGTCGCTGTCGGGCGTGCTCGACATGTCGTCGGTGACCCCCGTGCTCGGCGTCATGCTGGGCCTCGCGGTCGGCATCGACTACGCGCTGTTCATCATCAACCGCCACCGGCGCCAGCTCCTCGAGGGCGCGGACGTCCGCGAGTCCATCGGCCTGGCCAACGGCACGGCCGGCAACGCCGTCGCCTTCGCCGGCTCCACGGTGATCATCGCGCTGCTGGCGCTGAACGTCACCGGCATCCCGTTCCTCGGCCTCATGGGCACGGTCGGCGCGTTCGCGGTGCTCATCGCCGTGCTCATCGCCGTGACCCTGATCCCCGCGCTCCTGGGCCTGCTCGGCCTGCGGGTCCTCGGCAAGCGCGACCGCGCGCGCCTCGGCACCCTCCACCACGAGGACACCGGCGCGAAGCCCATGGGCACCTGGCGCGCCGTGCTGACGGCGCTGGGCGCGATCGTCGCGCTGCTGATCGTCGCGATCCCCGCCCTGTCGATGCGCGTGGGCCTCCCCGACGGCGCGAGCGAACCCGAGGGATCGTACGCCTACGAGGCACACATCCTCACCGAGGAGGCGTTCGGAGCCGGCGCCAACGGCCCGCTCGTGGTCACCGCGACGCTCCCGGGCGACCAGTCCGACGCCGAGCAGCTCCAGGCGCAGCTCGAGATCGCCACCGTGATCTCGGAGCAGGACTCCGTGTTCGCGGTGGCGCCGATCGCGATCTCGGACGACGGCACCCTCGCCGCGTTCCAGGTGATCCCCGACGAGGGCCCCAACTCGGTGTCGACCGATCAGCTCGTGCGCGACCTGCGGGGGCTTCCGCCGGTCGAGGGCGAGTACGAGCTCGGCGTCGCCGGCCAGGCGGCGATCAACATCGACATCTCGGAGAACCTCGCCGATGTGCTGCCGCTGTACATCGCGGTCGTCGTCGGCCTGTCGCTGCTGATCATGATCGTCGTGTTCCGCTCGCTCCTGGTGCCGATCATCGCCACCGGCGGGTTCATCCTGTCGCTGTTCGCCACCTACGGCGCGACCGTCGCGGTGTTCCAGTGGGGCTGGGGCGCCGAGCTCATCGGCCTGCATTCGACCGGCCCGATCCTGAGCTTCCTGCCGGTGATCCTCGTCGGCATCCTGTTCGGCCTGGCCATGGACTACCAGCTGTTCCTGTCGTCGGGCATGCGGGAGGCCTACATCCACGGCTCCTCCGCGCGCCTCGCGGTCATGAAGGGCGTGCGTGCCGGCCGGGCCGTCGTGACGGCCGCGGGCCTGATCATGGTGTCGGTGTTCGGCGGGTTCATCTTCGCCGAGTCGGTCATGATCCGCTCGATCGGGTTCGGCCTCGCCTTCGGCGTGCTGCTCGACGCCTTCGTCGTGCGGATGCTGCTGATGCCGGCGCTCATGCACCTGCTGGGCCGATCGGCCTGGTGGCTGCCGAAGTGGCTGGACCGCATCATCCCCAACGTCGACGTCGAGGGCGCCAAGCTCGAGCGGGCGCACCACGCGCCGTGGGTCGAGGATGACGACACGGGCGAGGGCGAGAAGCGCCCCGCATCCGAGTCCGCCCCGGTCTGA
- a CDS encoding substrate-binding and vWA domain-containing protein — MPGDPLRNDAPLRPKRRRALIATALAASLAMLAGCFPISFDDGSDGGGDFADDGCTSVVVATSSEKVNMLDALADAFKESPEMAALDTCATIRPIDVSSGNGARFLSSGEDWPDDDVRRWPTMWSPASTVWTDRVAAAASPSLVGEPESFTHTPIIFGMPETMARALGWPDAEISITDLAALCADPEGWASVGKPLWGSFKISKTNPNTSTTGLSTILMQSYEAADKTADLTAADVTDAAEFSRIFEECVIHYGDTTGKVLTRLYDEAQSGTSGSGYVSAVALEETSLINYNLGNPDSHTVQPGETLTPPREKLVAVYPAGGSMWSDNPITVLGASWVTAEQATAGEAFARFLQTDTAQGILPEFGFRPLDESVPLGDLFTVENGIVAEQPATTLPKPEVAVVSAAIDQWTEIRKPSSVLELIDISGSMDEEIGDGRSKLDGAIEGAQTTLAHFRRTDEVGVWAFTTGLSSSAGAGVGILREVSPLGSDLEQLQSSLDDLRFADREGTPLYDAIAAAYDEMTARAEPGRINAIVVLSDGQDTDSRISLDSLVAKIGTASREGGDDAPVRIFPIAYGEGADTNALARIAEATGGQWFDASDAAKIDLVFASVINNF, encoded by the coding sequence ATGCCTGGGGACCCGCTCCGCAACGACGCTCCGCTCCGCCCGAAGCGCCGCCGTGCGCTGATCGCCACGGCGCTCGCCGCGTCCCTCGCGATGCTCGCCGGGTGCTTCCCGATCTCGTTCGACGACGGATCGGACGGAGGCGGTGACTTCGCCGACGACGGCTGCACGAGCGTGGTCGTGGCGACGTCGTCCGAGAAGGTCAACATGCTCGATGCGCTGGCGGATGCGTTCAAGGAGTCGCCCGAGATGGCGGCTCTCGACACGTGCGCCACGATCCGCCCCATCGACGTCTCATCGGGCAACGGGGCGCGCTTCCTGTCGTCGGGGGAGGACTGGCCCGACGACGACGTGCGCCGCTGGCCCACGATGTGGTCGCCGGCGTCGACGGTGTGGACCGATCGCGTGGCCGCCGCGGCCTCCCCGTCCCTCGTCGGGGAGCCGGAGTCGTTCACCCACACGCCCATCATCTTCGGGATGCCCGAGACGATGGCCCGTGCCCTCGGATGGCCGGACGCCGAGATCAGCATCACCGACCTCGCCGCCCTGTGCGCCGATCCCGAAGGGTGGGCGAGCGTCGGCAAGCCGCTGTGGGGATCCTTCAAGATCTCGAAGACGAACCCGAACACCTCGACGACCGGCTTGTCGACGATCCTCATGCAGTCCTACGAGGCCGCGGACAAGACCGCCGATCTGACGGCGGCCGACGTGACGGATGCCGCCGAGTTCTCGCGCATCTTCGAGGAGTGCGTCATCCACTACGGCGACACCACCGGCAAGGTGCTCACGCGCCTGTACGACGAGGCGCAGAGCGGCACGTCGGGTTCGGGATACGTCTCGGCGGTCGCGCTCGAAGAGACCTCGCTCATCAACTACAACCTCGGGAACCCCGATTCGCACACGGTGCAGCCGGGCGAGACGCTCACGCCGCCGCGCGAGAAGCTCGTCGCCGTGTACCCCGCGGGCGGCTCGATGTGGTCGGACAACCCCATCACGGTGCTCGGCGCGTCCTGGGTCACCGCCGAGCAGGCGACCGCCGGCGAGGCCTTCGCGCGGTTCCTGCAGACCGACACCGCCCAGGGCATCCTGCCCGAGTTCGGGTTCCGTCCGCTCGATGAGAGCGTGCCCCTCGGCGACCTGTTCACGGTCGAGAACGGCATCGTCGCCGAGCAGCCGGCGACGACTCTCCCCAAGCCCGAGGTCGCCGTCGTCTCGGCCGCCATCGACCAGTGGACCGAGATCCGCAAGCCGTCCTCGGTGCTCGAGCTCATCGACATCTCGGGCTCGATGGACGAGGAGATCGGAGACGGCCGGTCGAAGCTCGACGGAGCGATCGAGGGGGCGCAGACGACGCTCGCGCACTTCCGCCGCACCGACGAGGTCGGCGTGTGGGCCTTCACGACCGGGCTGTCGTCATCGGCGGGCGCCGGCGTCGGCATCCTCCGCGAGGTCTCGCCGCTGGGCTCGGACCTCGAGCAGCTGCAGTCGTCGCTCGACGACCTGCGCTTCGCGGACCGCGAGGGGACACCGCTCTACGACGCGATCGCCGCGGCGTACGACGAGATGACCGCGCGCGCCGAGCCCGGACGCATCAACGCGATCGTCGTGCTGTCGGACGGGCAGGACACCGACTCGCGCATCTCGCTGGACTCCCTCGTCGCCAAGATCGGCACGGCGTCCCGTGAAGGCGGCGACGACGCTCCCGTGCGCATCTTCCCGATCGCGTACGGCGAGGGCGCCGACACCAACGCCCTCGCGCGCATCGCCGAGGCGACCGGCGGCCAGTGGTTCGACGCGTCGGATGCCGCCAAGATCGACCTCGTGTTCGCCTCGGTCATCAACAACTTCTGA
- a CDS encoding glycine--tRNA ligase, which yields MAEQSRLDKVISLARHRGFVFQAGEIYGGSRSAWDYGPLGTELKENIRRQWWKTFVRGRGDMVGLDSSVILPKRVWEASGHVATFTDPLVECLQCHKRFRADNLVEDFEARKGRKAENGLADIPCPNCGTKGQYTEPRAFSGLVKSFLGVVDDEQGLHFLRPETAQGIFVNFTNVLTASRKKPPFGIGQVGKAFRNEITPGNFIFRTREFEQMEIEFFVPPADAQEWFDHWVEACWDWFVDLGIETDNMRRFDVPEDERAHYSDGTIDFEYRFGFPGKEWGELMGVANRTDFDLGSHTEASGQALTYFDQASGEKYIPYVIEPSFGLTRAMMAFLIDAYHEEEAPNAKGGTDTRTVLKLDPRLAPVKVAILPLSRNEKLSPLAREVADSLRGEWNIDFDDAGAIGRRYRRQDEIGTPFCVTVDFDSLDDRAVTVRDRDTMGQERVPLENLTAYLSERLRGA from the coding sequence GTGGCCGAGCAGTCCCGCCTCGACAAAGTCATCAGCCTCGCCCGCCACCGCGGTTTCGTCTTCCAGGCCGGTGAGATCTACGGCGGTTCGCGTTCGGCCTGGGACTACGGCCCCCTCGGCACCGAGCTGAAGGAGAACATCCGTCGGCAGTGGTGGAAGACCTTCGTGCGCGGCCGCGGCGACATGGTGGGCCTGGACTCCTCGGTCATCCTCCCCAAGCGCGTGTGGGAGGCCTCCGGCCACGTCGCCACCTTCACCGACCCGCTCGTCGAGTGCCTGCAGTGCCACAAGCGCTTCCGCGCCGACAACCTCGTCGAGGACTTCGAGGCGCGCAAGGGCCGCAAGGCCGAGAACGGCCTCGCCGACATCCCATGCCCCAACTGCGGCACGAAGGGCCAGTACACCGAGCCGCGCGCGTTCTCGGGCCTGGTGAAGTCCTTCCTCGGCGTCGTCGACGACGAGCAGGGCCTGCACTTCCTGCGCCCCGAGACCGCGCAGGGCATCTTCGTGAACTTCACGAACGTGCTCACCGCGAGCCGCAAGAAGCCGCCGTTCGGCATCGGCCAGGTCGGCAAGGCGTTCCGCAACGAGATCACGCCCGGCAACTTCATCTTCCGCACGCGCGAGTTCGAGCAGATGGAGATCGAGTTCTTCGTGCCGCCCGCCGATGCGCAGGAGTGGTTCGACCACTGGGTCGAGGCGTGCTGGGACTGGTTCGTCGACCTCGGCATCGAGACCGACAACATGCGCCGCTTCGACGTTCCCGAGGACGAGCGTGCCCACTACTCCGACGGCACGATCGACTTCGAGTACCGCTTCGGCTTCCCGGGCAAGGAGTGGGGCGAGCTCATGGGCGTCGCCAACCGCACCGACTTCGACCTGGGCAGCCACACCGAGGCGTCCGGCCAGGCCCTGACCTACTTCGACCAGGCCTCGGGCGAGAAGTACATCCCGTACGTCATCGAGCCCTCGTTCGGTCTGACGCGCGCCATGATGGCATTCCTCATCGACGCGTACCACGAGGAGGAGGCGCCGAACGCGAAGGGCGGCACCGACACCCGCACGGTGCTCAAGCTCGACCCGCGCCTGGCTCCCGTCAAGGTCGCGATCCTGCCGCTGTCGCGCAACGAGAAGCTCTCGCCGCTCGCGCGCGAGGTCGCCGACTCGCTGCGCGGCGAGTGGAACATCGACTTCGACGACGCCGGCGCCATCGGCCGCCGCTACCGCCGCCAGGACGAGATCGGGACGCCCTTCTGCGTCACCGTCGACTTCGACTCGCTCGACGACCGCGCCGTGACCGTGCGCGACCGCGACACCATGGGCCAGGAGCGCGTGCCGCTCGAGAACCTCACCGCGTACCTGTCGGAGCGCCTGCGGGGCGCCTGA
- a CDS encoding HhH-GPD-type base excision DNA repair protein, with protein sequence MTLHITGDADADQLLTDDPLALLIGMLLDQQVAMETAFAGPLKIRERVGAMDAGTLAGYDPDAFTEAFKQTPAVHRFPGSMAGRVQALCEAIQTDWDGDAAAIWTRDEPNGATVLKRLKALPGFGEQKAKIFLALLGKQYGYDGDGWRTAAGSYGDEGSYRSVADITSPESLAKVREFKREMKAAAKAKG encoded by the coding sequence ATGACGCTCCACATCACCGGCGACGCCGACGCCGACCAGCTCCTCACCGATGACCCGCTCGCCCTGCTGATCGGGATGCTGCTGGACCAGCAGGTCGCCATGGAGACCGCGTTCGCGGGGCCGCTGAAGATCCGCGAGCGCGTCGGGGCGATGGATGCCGGAACCCTCGCCGGCTACGACCCGGACGCCTTCACCGAGGCGTTCAAGCAGACACCGGCGGTGCACCGGTTCCCGGGCTCGATGGCCGGCCGCGTGCAGGCGCTGTGCGAGGCGATCCAGACCGACTGGGACGGCGACGCCGCGGCGATCTGGACCCGCGACGAGCCGAACGGGGCGACCGTGCTGAAGCGGCTGAAGGCGCTGCCGGGCTTCGGCGAGCAGAAGGCGAAGATCTTCCTCGCGCTGCTGGGCAAGCAGTACGGCTACGACGGCGACGGCTGGCGCACGGCCGCAGGCTCGTACGGCGACGAGGGCTCGTACCGCTCGGTCGCCGACATCACGTCGCCGGAGTCGCTGGCGAAGGTGCGCGAGTTCAAACGCGAGATGAAGGCCGCGGCGAAGGCGAAGGGCTGA
- a CDS encoding DUF1801 domain-containing protein codes for MEKTGGSVAGFIAGIAPAKRQRDAETLIALMREISGREPELWGTIIGFGACHYRYRTGHEGDMPLIAFAPRKTASTIYLDSIAAHEEELARLGPHSSGVGCLYIKDLEKVDEDVLREIVEGAYAYAAGGGGEYAKITVLD; via the coding sequence ATGGAGAAGACGGGCGGCAGTGTTGCCGGGTTCATCGCGGGGATCGCGCCCGCGAAGCGTCAGCGGGACGCCGAGACGCTCATCGCGCTGATGCGGGAGATCAGCGGGCGCGAGCCGGAGCTGTGGGGCACGATCATCGGCTTCGGCGCGTGCCACTACCGCTACCGGACGGGGCACGAGGGCGACATGCCTCTGATCGCGTTCGCCCCGCGCAAGACCGCGTCGACGATCTATCTCGACTCGATCGCGGCGCACGAGGAGGAGCTCGCGCGCCTGGGCCCGCACTCGTCGGGTGTGGGGTGCCTGTACATCAAGGACCTCGAGAAGGTCGACGAAGACGTGCTGCGCGAGATCGTGGAGGGCGCGTACGCCTACGCCGCCGGCGGCGGCGGCGAGTACGCGAAGATCACCGTCCTCGACTGA
- a CDS encoding TetR/AcrR family transcriptional regulator — translation MTVRRGGAPRSEAARIAILEATARQVVERGFAHMTVEGIAADAHVGKQTIYRWWSDKSELVAECMVEGYLLPDLLTVSSTADLRDDLRRALTAQFAFADDPAHASLLRSLIAAATDNAAIADRVRQALSADGLLRRRLDQGVADGDLPPGSPTKTIAEAIAGAFVLRVLLRTPPGNVSDEVERLLDAILGTGIAPAE, via the coding sequence GTGACCGTTCGACGTGGTGGAGCCCCGCGCAGTGAGGCGGCGCGCATCGCGATCCTCGAAGCGACGGCGCGTCAGGTGGTCGAGCGAGGGTTCGCGCACATGACGGTCGAGGGCATCGCCGCCGACGCCCATGTCGGCAAGCAGACGATCTACCGCTGGTGGTCTGACAAGAGCGAGCTGGTCGCCGAATGCATGGTCGAGGGCTACCTGCTTCCGGACCTTCTGACCGTCAGCTCGACCGCGGACCTGCGCGATGACCTGCGCCGCGCCCTGACGGCGCAGTTCGCCTTCGCCGATGATCCCGCCCATGCCTCGCTGCTGCGGTCGCTGATCGCCGCCGCCACGGACAATGCCGCGATCGCCGATCGCGTGCGCCAGGCGCTGAGCGCCGACGGGCTGCTCCGCCGCCGGCTCGACCAGGGCGTCGCCGACGGCGATCTGCCGCCCGGCTCGCCGACGAAGACCATCGCCGAGGCGATCGCCGGCGCGTTCGTGCTCCGCGTGCTGCTGCGCACGCCGCCGGGGAACGTCTCCGACGAGGTGGAGCGCCTGCTCGATGCGATCCTGGGAACCGGGATCGCTCCTGCGGAATGA
- a CDS encoding protoporphyrinogen/coproporphyrinogen oxidase codes for MEDRSEALPDLAAHAHERHVVVVGGGIAGLVAAHECAKVGLAVTLVEAAGRLGGTIGDAEVDGMPVGTGATCWATAGGGVARLVDELGLTDAVVEPAENAVWVSGLPTGAAPMPRETVRGIPANPWADDVRAIIGWSGAWRAYVDRLRPPMTIGVERSLARLVGSRMGDAVLERMVAPLTVGGYGIRPEEVDVDVAAPGLNGALTRTGSLGGAVAEELVDRSGAPGIQSLAGGLPRLVDALAARLSELDVDVRTDTEVLRLERDDAERWLLRIPSTDDEAVTDAADPIAPADAVIVATDEQAARMLLEPVVPDLATVRTRGPIDVETVTLVVASTALDDRPRGTACYPVPGTAAAAGVLHETVRWAWLAEAAGAGRHVLRLTFGTADVAPITAGMADAEAIERAADAASEILGIPRPELIVRDGVRERHILARPASVLGHADDTRAVRSAIAAIPPLSAVGAWLAGSGLAHSVDDAVAESERVRRSVLWGSDAAE; via the coding sequence GTGGAAGACCGATCCGAAGCCCTCCCCGACCTGGCCGCGCACGCGCACGAGCGACACGTCGTCGTCGTCGGCGGCGGCATCGCGGGGCTCGTCGCCGCGCACGAGTGCGCCAAGGTCGGCCTGGCCGTCACGCTCGTCGAGGCGGCCGGGCGGCTCGGCGGCACGATCGGCGATGCCGAGGTCGACGGCATGCCGGTCGGCACGGGGGCGACGTGCTGGGCGACGGCGGGCGGCGGGGTCGCGCGACTCGTCGACGAGCTCGGCCTGACGGATGCCGTCGTCGAGCCCGCCGAGAACGCGGTGTGGGTGTCGGGGCTGCCGACGGGCGCCGCGCCGATGCCGCGCGAGACCGTGCGCGGCATCCCGGCCAATCCGTGGGCCGACGACGTGCGGGCCATCATCGGCTGGAGCGGTGCGTGGCGGGCGTACGTCGACCGCCTGCGACCGCCGATGACCATCGGCGTCGAGCGATCTCTCGCGCGGCTCGTCGGCTCGCGGATGGGCGACGCCGTGCTCGAGCGCATGGTCGCGCCGCTGACGGTCGGCGGGTACGGCATCCGCCCCGAAGAGGTCGATGTCGACGTCGCGGCGCCGGGTCTGAACGGCGCACTCACGCGCACCGGCTCGCTCGGCGGCGCGGTCGCCGAGGAGCTCGTGGATCGCTCGGGCGCTCCCGGCATCCAGAGCCTCGCCGGGGGGCTGCCGCGGCTCGTGGACGCGCTCGCCGCGCGGCTGAGCGAACTCGACGTCGACGTGCGCACCGACACCGAGGTGCTGCGGCTCGAGCGCGACGACGCCGAGCGGTGGCTCCTGCGCATCCCGTCGACGGACGATGAGGCGGTGACCGACGCGGCCGATCCGATCGCGCCCGCGGACGCCGTGATCGTCGCGACGGACGAGCAGGCCGCGCGGATGCTGCTCGAGCCTGTCGTCCCGGATCTCGCGACGGTGCGCACGCGCGGGCCGATCGACGTCGAGACGGTCACCCTGGTCGTCGCCTCGACCGCGCTCGACGATCGCCCGCGCGGCACCGCCTGCTACCCGGTGCCCGGCACGGCGGCGGCCGCCGGCGTGCTGCACGAGACGGTCCGGTGGGCATGGCTCGCCGAAGCCGCGGGCGCCGGGCGTCACGTCCTGCGGCTGACGTTCGGCACCGCCGACGTCGCGCCGATCACCGCGGGCATGGCCGACGCCGAAGCGATCGAGCGGGCCGCCGACGCGGCGTCCGAGATCCTCGGCATCCCGCGCCCCGAGCTGATCGTGCGCGACGGCGTGCGCGAGCGTCACATCCTCGCGCGTCCGGCCTCGGTGCTCGGACACGCCGACGACACCCGTGCCGTGCGCTCGGCGATCGCCGCGATTCCGCCGCTGTCCGCGGTCGGCGCGTGGCTCGCCGGCAGCGGTCTCGCCCACTCCGTCGACGACGCCGTGGCCGAGTCCGAGCGCGTGCGCCGGAGCGTGCTGTGGGGGTCGGATGCGGCCGAGTGA